The Geobacter sp. AOG2 genome includes a window with the following:
- the hisS gene encoding histidine--tRNA ligase: MSITAIKGFNDILPAESDRWQYIEQAARRVFELNGFSEIRVPIMEKTELFCRSIGDATDIVEKEMYTFTDKGDNSVTLRPEGTASVMRAFIEHKLYAQDPVAKLYYLGPMFRYERPQKGRYRQFHQIGAEITGVTAPLADAQVLNMLVQFFREIGLDEPSLQINSLGCPECRPAYRAALVAFLEKRLDSLCEDCKRRFTTNPLRILDCKVPGCIEATVGAPSMLDHLCGGCSEHFAGVKGYLDSTATPYSINPRMVRGLDYYTRTTFELVTGLLGSQSAVAAGGRYDGLISQLGGPAIPGIGFAIGFERVALLLGDKDFSRQPDLFIATMGSGERDFAFRLMHELLGLGVRVELEYEGKSLKSQMRRADKLGARYSVVIGENEVASGRAAFKRMRDGEQIEVPLKSEDIMNMLTNLT; the protein is encoded by the coding sequence ATGTCCATTACGGCAATTAAAGGATTCAACGACATCCTTCCGGCAGAATCGGATCGGTGGCAGTATATAGAACAGGCAGCCCGCCGCGTTTTCGAGCTGAACGGCTTTTCCGAAATCCGCGTGCCGATCATGGAAAAAACCGAGCTGTTTTGCCGCTCCATCGGCGACGCCACGGATATCGTCGAGAAGGAAATGTATACCTTTACCGACAAGGGAGACAACAGCGTTACCCTGCGTCCCGAGGGAACGGCCAGTGTCATGCGGGCCTTCATCGAACACAAGCTGTATGCCCAGGACCCCGTGGCCAAGCTCTACTACCTGGGTCCCATGTTCCGCTATGAACGCCCGCAGAAAGGGCGCTACCGCCAGTTTCACCAGATCGGCGCAGAGATCACCGGCGTCACCGCTCCCCTGGCCGATGCCCAGGTGCTGAACATGCTGGTGCAATTCTTTCGGGAGATCGGACTGGACGAACCTTCCCTGCAGATAAACTCCCTGGGGTGTCCCGAGTGCCGTCCCGCATACCGCGCGGCGCTTGTGGCATTCCTGGAGAAACGTCTGGACAGCCTCTGCGAGGACTGCAAGCGGCGCTTCACCACCAACCCGTTACGCATCCTGGACTGCAAGGTGCCGGGGTGTATCGAGGCTACCGTTGGCGCGCCTTCCATGCTGGATCATCTCTGTGGGGGGTGTTCCGAGCACTTCGCCGGAGTCAAGGGTTACCTGGACTCCACCGCCACCCCGTACAGCATCAACCCCCGCATGGTGCGCGGCCTGGATTACTATACCCGCACCACCTTCGAGCTGGTAACCGGGCTTCTGGGCTCCCAATCGGCCGTGGCGGCCGGAGGGCGCTACGATGGCCTGATATCGCAACTGGGGGGGCCGGCCATTCCAGGTATCGGCTTTGCCATCGGATTCGAACGCGTGGCGTTGCTTCTGGGTGACAAGGACTTCTCCCGTCAGCCGGACCTGTTCATCGCCACCATGGGGTCAGGGGAACGTGATTTTGCCTTCCGGCTGATGCATGAACTGTTGGGCCTGGGGGTGCGGGTGGAGTTGGAGTACGAGGGCAAGAGCCTGAAGAGCCAGATGCGCCGCGCCGACAAATTGGGCGCACGGTACAGTGTCGTCATCGGAGAGAACGAGGTCGCCTCGGGCAGGGCTGCCTTTAAGCGGATGAGGGACGGGGAGCAGATTGAGGTCCCCCTCAAAAGCGAAGACATCATGAATATGCTGACCAATTTAACCTAG
- a CDS encoding chorismate mutase gives MDINEIRIRIDLLDDVLLRIFNERARLALEIGHLKKGLSLPVFDPAREKRIFARMKTENPGPLDDGAIVRLFERVVDESRRLERIMSHAEEEA, from the coding sequence TTGGACATTAATGAAATTCGCATCAGGATAGACCTGCTGGACGACGTACTGTTACGCATCTTCAACGAGCGCGCCCGCCTCGCCCTGGAGATCGGGCACCTCAAAAAGGGGCTGAGCCTGCCGGTCTTTGACCCGGCCCGCGAAAAGCGCATCTTTGCCCGCATGAAGACTGAGAACCCCGGCCCGCTGGACGATGGGGCCATCGTAAGGTTATTCGAGAGGGTTGTGGACGAATCGCGCCGTCTGGAACGCATCATGTCGCACGCAGAAGAAGAGGCATAA